The genomic window GTTGCGTCACGGTCCAATTGCCCGCAGCGGCCAACGGTACGCACAACGCAACCAGTGTGCCGACTAGCTGACCACCGGCGCTCGAAAATTCGGAGCCGTACATCCAACCTATGCCGATGCCCGCGACGAGGATCGCCATCCAGGTGCGCGTTGCCAGCCGATGCCCGATGAACAGACGAGCCGCCAGCGCGGTGAATAAAGGCGCCAGCGCCATCGTCACCAGCACGTTCGCGACGCTGGTCAGCGTGAGCGCGACCATATATGCCGTGAACATCACGCTCCAGCAGACGCCAGATACCCAGAGGGAACGGTCGCCCTGCCGGATCGTCGCGAACACCGCCCGTCCGCGCCAAGTCGGCAGGATCACAAGCAACGACAACACGGTGAATGACGCTCGCCAAAAAGTGACCTCGAAGCTGCGTGCATGCTCCAGGTGGCGCGTCACGACGCCGGCTGTAGCCCACATCAGCGTGACGAGAACCATCAGCCACACGGCGCGTCCGTGGGTCAGGCGCCCCGAAGTCACCGCATGTCCGTCAGCCGACATCCGACATCCGAATCGCACTCGAGGTCGTCGAAAGCCCGCAGCTTCTAGTCGCGGCCGGCGCGCTTGCGCTCGTGTTCCTTCAGGAACCGCTTGCGCAGACGAACGCTCTTTGGCGTGATTTCGACCAACTCGTCGTCTTCAATGAACTCCACGCCGTATTCGAGCGTGAGTTCGATCGGCGGTGTGATCTTGATCGCGTCTTCCTTGCCAGACACGCGGAAGTTGGTCAGCTGCTTGGTACGGGTGGCGTTGACCACCAAATCGTTGTCGCGGCTGTGGATGCCGACGATCATGCCCTCATAAACTGGGTCGTTGGCGCGCACGAACATACGGCCGCGGTCGTCCAGCTTGCCCAGGGCGTAGGTGAAAATTTCACCATCGTCCATCGAGATCAGTACGCCTTGCTTGCGGCCGCCGATGTCGCCCTTGTGCGGTTCGTAGCTGTCGAAGATATTCGCGATCAGGCCCGAGCCACGCGTCAGGTTCAGGAACTCGTTGGTGAAGCCGATCAGGCCGCGGGCCGGAATGCGGTACTCCAGACGAACACGGCCGCGTCCGTCCGATTCCATGTTGGCCAGATCGCCCTTGCGCTCGCCCATGGCTTGCATCACGCCGCCCTGGTGTTGCTCCTCGACGTCGATGGTCACCATTTCGATCGGCTCGTGGCGCACCCCGTCGATGTCCTTGAACACCACGCGCGGCTTGGACACAGCGAGCTCGTAACCTTCGCGGCGCATGTTCTCCAGCAGGATGGTGAGGTGGAGTTCGCCGCGGCCCATGACCTCGAAGATGCCTTCTTCCCCGGTTTCGGCGACGCGCAAGGCTACGTTGTGCTGCAGCTCTTTCTGCAGGCGGTCCCAGATCTGGCGGCTGGTGATGTACTTGCCTTCGCGACCGGCGAGCGGGCTCGTGTTGACGCAAAAATTCATCGTCAGCGTCGGCTCGTCGACCTTGAGCATCGGCAGCGGTGCCGGATTGATCGGATCGGTCACGGTGACGCCGATACCGATGTCGGTCAGGCCATTGATCAGCACGATTTCGCCCGGACCGGCTTCCGTCGCTTGCACGCGCTCCAGTCCCTGGAACGTCAGCACCTGGTTGACGCGACCCTTGACGGCCTTGCCGTCCGTGCCTTCCATCACAACCACGTCCATCATCGGTCGGACGGTGCCCTGGCTGATGCGGCCAACGCCGATGCGGCCGACGAAGGTGGAGAAATCGAGTGCGGAAATCTGCAGTTGCAGCGGTGCATCCGGGTCACCCTTTTGAGCCGGCACGTGCTTGAGCACGGTGTTGAAGAGCGCCGACATGTCGGGGCCCCACTGCTCACCCGCCTCGCCTTCTTCCATCGAAGACCAGCCATTGATGCCCGAGGCGTACACCACCGGGAAATCGAGCTGCTCGTCGGTCGCACCGAGCTTGTCGAACAGGTCGAACGCCGCGTTGACAACGAAGTCAGGGCGCGCACCGGGCTTGTCGACTTTGTTCACCACCAGAATAGGCTTCAGGCCGAGGGCCAGTGCCTTCTTGGTCACGAAGCGCGTTTGCGGCATCGGGCCTTCTTGCGCGTCGATCAGCAGCACAACGCCGTCGACCATAGACAGTGCGCGTTCGACTTCGCCGCCGAAGTCAGCGTGACCGGGAGTGTCGACAATGTTGATGTGCGTGCCTTCCCAGGTCACGGCGCAATTCTTGGCAAGAATCGTGATGCCACGCTCTTTTTCGATCGCGTTGTTGTCCATCACTGTGTCGACCACTTTCTCGTGCTCGGCGAAGGTGCCGGACTGGCGCAGCAGCTGGTCGACCATCGTGGTTTTGCCATGGTCGACGTGGGCAATGATGGCGATATTGCGGATTTGCTTGATGCTCATGATGTCGTTTCGCAGAAAAAATGGGGGACGGGGGCGTTCAAAAGGATTTGCTGGATTTCAATGGGGTTCAGCAAGCGCCCCGGAATCAATTCGTTGGCCAAGATATGGGCCGAGCCTAAAAACGCGGCAGGCTCAATGCCAAACACCGCCACCGCGGCTGCATCGGCCCAATCGCCGCGCCGACGCAAGCCGGACAGGAACCGCGCCGCATCTTCCGTGCCCAACGTGACGCGGTCGTGGCCGGCGACGAGGGACTCGGCAGGGAGCAAGAGCGCGAGCCGTTCGTCTTCGGTCATGGCTTCGAGCGCTTCGAGCGTCAGGCATTGCGACACGTCGAAATCGCCAGTGGCGATGCGGCGCAACGCGGTGAGATGCGCGCCGCAACCAAGCGCTTCGCCGATGTCTTCACCGAGCGTGCGAATGTAGGTCCCTTTGCTCACCGTCGCTGCGATTTTCAGCGCGCGATACGGCACGACGTCGGGCGTTTCAGTGACGGAAAGTTGATGGACGATCACGTCGCGCGGCGCCCGTTCGATCTCGATGCCTTCGCGTGCGTACTCGTACAGGGCTTTGCCATCTTTCTTCAGCGCGCTGTACATCGGCGGAGTCTGATGGATCGGCCCAGTGAACAAGGACTGGACCCGACACAAGTCTTCGCCCGTGAACTGCACGGAACGTTCTGCGATGACCGCGCCTTCAGCGTCGCCTGTCGACGTCTTTATGCCGAGCCGCGCCGTGGCCTCGTAGGTCTTGTCGGCCTCGAGGTGCAGTTGACTGAACTTCGTCGCTGCACCGAAGCACAACGGCAATACGCCAGTCGCCAACGGATCGAGCGTGCCGGTGTGCCCCGCCTTTTCGGCGCGCAGCAGCCACTTGGCTCGCTGCAACGCCTGGTTGCTCGAAAGGCCGAGGGGTTTGTCGAGCAACAACACCCCATGCACGGGGCGCCGCTGCACCCTGGTGCGAGGGGCGTTCATGGCTACTCGTCCTTCGAGCGTGAGGCGACGGCCTGTGCGATCAACGCATTCATGTCGGCCGCACGCTCGGTGGTTCGGTCGAACAGGAAGTGCAGCGTCGGCACGGTATGGATATGGAGGCGTTTGAACAGGCCGTTGCGGAGAAATCCGGCTGCCTGATTCAACGCTTCAGTGGTCTCGACAATGTCGCCCGTGAGCACGCTGAAGAAAATCTTGGCGTGCGCGTAGTCGGGCGTGACCTCGACCCCCTGGATCGTGACCATGCCCACCCGCGGGTCCTTCAGCTCGCGCGCGATCAGTTCCGTCAGATCGCGCTGGATCTGATCAGCAACCTTGAACGAGCGGTTAGGGGCTGCGGCTTTTCTCTTGGGCATGGCCAGGTTCGCTTGGGCGCTTTACAGCGTCCGGGCGATTTCCTTGATCTCAAAGAACTCGAGCTGATCGCCCTCTTTGATGTCGTTGTAGTTCTTGAGCTTGATACCGCACTCGAAGCCTTCCTTGACCTCGCGCACGTCGTCTTTCATACGTTTGATCGAGTCGACCTCGCCGGTATAGACGACCACGTTCTCGCGCAGCAAACGGAAATGTGCGCTGCGGTTGACCGAGCCCGAAGTGACCATACAACCTGCGACCGTACCGATCTTGGAAGCGACGAACACCGTGCGGATCTCGGCCGAGCCGATGATCTCTTCGCGGCGTTCGGGCGCCAGCATGCCGGACATCGCAACCTTGATCTCGTCCACAGCGTCGTAAATGATGCTGTAGTAGTTCAGCTGCACGCCGTTGTTCTCGGCCAGCTTGCGCGCACCGGAGTCGGCCCGCACATTGAAGCCGATGACGACCGCCTTCGACGCGATGGCCAAGTTGATGTCGTTCTCGCTGATACCGCCGACACCGGCGTAAACGATCTGCACCTTGACTTCTTCGGTAGCCAGCTTGAGCAGCGATTGCGCCAAAGCTTCTTGCGAACCCTGAACGTCGGCCTTGATGATCAGGCGCAGCGTCTGCACCTCGCCTGCAGACAGGTCCGTGAACATGCTCTGCAGGTTCGATGCCTGCAAACGCGCCAGCTTGGTGTTGCGGAACTTGCCGGCACGGTAGGTGGCGATTTCGCGCGCACGGCGCTCGTCGGCCATCACCATGAACTCGTCGCCGGCTTGCGGCACCTCGGTCAGGCCTTGGATCTCGACCGGGATCGATGGACCCGCGGTCTTGATCGTCTTGCCGTCTTCGTCCAGCATGGCGCGCACGCGGCCAAAAGTAGAGCCAGCCAGCACCACATCGCCAGTCTTCAGCGTACCGGACTGGACCAGCACCGTAGCGACAGGGCCACGACCCTTGTCGAGGCGCGCTTCGATAACCAGACCCTTGGCAGCGGCATCGACCGGCGCGCGGAGTTCCAGCACTTCAGCCTGAAGCAGCACCTGCTCGAGCAGTTCGTCCACACCCTGGCCGGTCTTGGCCGAGACGGAGATGAAAGGCACTTCGCCGCCGTACTCTTCAGGCACGACTTCTTCAGCCACCAGTTCCTGCTTGACGCGGTCCAAGTTGGCATCGGACTTGTCGATCTTGTTGATCGCGACCACGATCGGCACACCGGCAGCTTTCGCGTGCTTGATGGCTTCCTTGGTCTGCGGCATCACACCGTCGTCGGCCGCCACCACGAGGATGACGATGTCGGTCGCCTGTGCTCCACGAGCCCGCATGGCGGTGAACGCCTCGTGACCCGGGGTGTCGAGGAACGACACCATGCCACGATCGGTTTGCACGTGGTAGGCACCGATGTGCTGCGTGATGCCGCCGGCTTCGCCCGCTGCGACCTTGGCACGGCGGATGTAATCGAGCAACGAAGTCTTGCCGTGGTCGACGTGACCCATGACCGTAACCACGGGGGCACGTGGCAATGACTCTGCGGTCTGTGCGGCCGCGTCGTCGTCAGTGAAGGCTTCCGGATCGTCCAGTGCCGCCACCATTGCGTTGTGACCCATGTCTTCCACGATCACCATCGCGGTGTCCTGGTCGAGTGACTGGTTCATGGTCGCCATGATCCCGGCCTTCATCAACTGCTTGATGACTTCCTGGGCCTTGACGGCCATCTTGTGCGCGAGCTCGGCCACCGTGATGGTTTCCGGCACGTGCACGTCGAGCACACGCGCTTCGACCGGAGCGGCTTGTTGCTGCTCTTCGTGGCCGCCACGATCGTTACTGCCACGACGGCCGCGCGGGCCTCCGCGCCAATTGCCGCGACCGACGCCACCACTGGCATCGCCGCGGGTCTTGATTTCCTTCTTCTTGGCCGGATCGCCAGCCCAGCTCGATGAGAGCTTGGCGGACTTGACATCCTTGCTGGCGCCGGGCGCGGTCGTACCAGGCGCTGCAGGTGCGCCGGGACGTGCCGCGGGCGTGGCAGGCTTGTGCAAAGTGCCCTTGACGGCCGGCTTGACTTCTGGTGCGGGCTTTTCGGGCACCTTGTGCGGCACAAGCACGCGAGCGGGCGCGTTCATCATCGCGCGGATGGCTTCCGCTTCGGCGAGTGCCTTGCGGCGGCGTTCGTCCAGATCCTTGGCACGCGCGGATTCTTCGTCGGCACGCGCCTTCGAATCGGCAGCGGCCTTGGCTTTGGCGTCTTCCTTGGCTTGCGCCACGGTGGCGTCGGCTGCCGCCTTGGTGGCAGCAGCGCTGGTCGCTTCTTCGGTTACTGCGGACTTGCTGGAAGCGCCTTCGGTCGCTACGGCCGGCACAGCAGCCGCCTTCTTTTCGGCGGCGCGTGCTTCCTGTTCGGCTTTTTCAGCACGCTCGGCGTGCTCGCGCTCTCGCGCTTCGCTTTCTTCGCGAATGCGGCGCTTTTCGACCAGTTCTTCTTCCTGGCGGCGAATCAGTTCGGCCTGACGGCGAGCTTCTTCTTCGCGCCGCGCCAATTCAGCTTCGTCTATACCACGGGCAGCAGGCGCCTCAGCTTCATGCACCGGCTCGGGCGCCACGGTCGGCCCTTCATCGCGCTGGATGAATGTGCGCTTCTTGCGCACTTCGACCTGGATCGTGCGGGCGCGCCCCATCGCGTCGGCCTGCTTGATCTCGCTGGTCGACTTCTTTGTGAGCGTGATTTTCTTGCGCTCGGGCTCGGCGGTGCCGTGGCTGGCCTTCAGGAAACCGAGCAAGCGCTGCTTGTCGGCCTCCGTGAGCGCATCGGTAGGCGCGGCTTTGGGCACGCCTGCGCTCTTGAGCTGGTCAAGCAAGGTTTCGGGAGTCTTCTTGAGCTCGTTCGCGAACTCGGCGACAGTGGTACTGGACATATTGGTTTCGTGCCTTCATGACCGTCACTCTTGGCCAGCGAACCAATGTTCGCGGGCTTTCAAGATGAGGGTTGTGGCGTCAGCGGCGCTGTGGCCGGTGATCTCGGTAAGTTCATCGACCGCAAGGTCGGCCAGGTCGTCACGGGTGTGTACACCCGCCTCGGCCAGTTTCGGAATCAACTCAGGGTCCAGGCCTTCGAGGTCGCGCAGATTTTGCGAGACGGTCTCGACGCCCTCTTCCTTGGCGATTTCCATTGTGAGCAGCGCATCTTTTGCACGCGTGCGCAGCTCGTTGATCGTGTCTTCGTCGAAGCTCTCGATTTCAAGCAATTCTGAGATTGGCACGTAAGCCACTTCTTCGAGGCTGTTGAAGCCCTCGGAAATCAGGATGTCGGCCATTTCCTCGTCGACATCGAGCTTTTCCATAAAGAGCTTGCGGCTGGCATCGGTTTCGACGGCCTGCTTTTGCGCAGACTCGTTGGCGTCCATGATGTTGATTTTCCAGCCGGTCAGGTCGGACGCAAGGCGCACGTTCTGCCCACCACGGCCGATGGCGATGGCGAGGTTTTCCTCGTCGACCACCACGTCCATGGCGTGCTTTTCTTCATCGACGACGATCGACGACACATTGGCGGGAGCCAAAGCACCGATTACGAACTGCGCTGGATCTTCGGACCACAGCACGATGTCGACGCGCTCACCGGCCAGCTCGTTGGTAACGGCATTGACACGCGTACCGCGCACGCCGACGCAGGTGCCGATTGGGTCGACACGTTTGTCGTGCGACAGCACGGCGATCTTGGCGCGCGAGCCCGGATCGCGGGCGCAGCTCTTGATTTCAAGCAGGCCTTGTTCGATCTCTGGCACTTCCTGGCGAAACAGCTCGATCATGAATTCCGGCGCCGAGCGCGACAGGATGATCGGCGCGCCGCGCAGCGTCAGGTCGACTTCCATGATCATGGCGCGGACGCGGTCGCCATTGCGCAGGTTTTCCTTGGCGATCATTTCGCTGCGGCGCAGGCGCCCTTCGACGCGACCGGCCTCGACGATGATGTCGCCCTTGTCCAGGCGCTTGACGGTGCCAACGAAAATCTTGTCGCCGCGCGACATGAAATCGTTGAGCAGCATCTCCCGTTCGGCGTCGCGGATCTTTTGCAGGATGACCTGTTTGGCCGCCATCGCGC from Variovorax sp. PAMC28562 includes these protein-coding regions:
- a CDS encoding DMT family transporter, whose protein sequence is MSADGHAVTSGRLTHGRAVWLMVLVTLMWATAGVVTRHLEHARSFEVTFWRASFTVLSLLVILPTWRGRAVFATIRQGDRSLWVSGVCWSVMFTAYMVALTLTSVANVLVTMALAPLFTALAARLFIGHRLATRTWMAILVAGIGIGWMYGSEFSSAGGQLVGTLVALCVPLAAAGNWTVTQHAHAAGHDVDMVPAVLIGAALCALVTLPLAWPFQVNAHDLGLLAFLGLVQLAIPCVFSVMCARVLKAPELSLLALLEVIFGIALAWLGAGEEPAFSVLAGGALVITALVGNEWLGLSRRSGKPV
- the typA gene encoding translational GTPase TypA, translated to MSIKQIRNIAIIAHVDHGKTTMVDQLLRQSGTFAEHEKVVDTVMDNNAIEKERGITILAKNCAVTWEGTHINIVDTPGHADFGGEVERALSMVDGVVLLIDAQEGPMPQTRFVTKKALALGLKPILVVNKVDKPGARPDFVVNAAFDLFDKLGATDEQLDFPVVYASGINGWSSMEEGEAGEQWGPDMSALFNTVLKHVPAQKGDPDAPLQLQISALDFSTFVGRIGVGRISQGTVRPMMDVVVMEGTDGKAVKGRVNQVLTFQGLERVQATEAGPGEIVLINGLTDIGIGVTVTDPINPAPLPMLKVDEPTLTMNFCVNTSPLAGREGKYITSRQIWDRLQKELQHNVALRVAETGEEGIFEVMGRGELHLTILLENMRREGYELAVSKPRVVFKDIDGVRHEPIEMVTIDVEEQHQGGVMQAMGERKGDLANMESDGRGRVRLEYRIPARGLIGFTNEFLNLTRGSGLIANIFDSYEPHKGDIGGRKQGVLISMDDGEIFTYALGKLDDRGRMFVRANDPVYEGMIVGIHSRDNDLVVNATRTKQLTNFRVSGKEDAIKITPPIELTLEYGVEFIEDDELVEITPKSVRLRKRFLKEHERKRAGRD
- the infB gene encoding translation initiation factor IF-2, whose amino-acid sequence is MSSTTVAEFANELKKTPETLLDQLKSAGVPKAAPTDALTEADKQRLLGFLKASHGTAEPERKKITLTKKSTSEIKQADAMGRARTIQVEVRKKRTFIQRDEGPTVAPEPVHEAEAPAARGIDEAELARREEEARRQAELIRRQEEELVEKRRIREESEAREREHAERAEKAEQEARAAEKKAAAVPAVATEGASSKSAVTEEATSAAATKAAADATVAQAKEDAKAKAAADSKARADEESARAKDLDERRRKALAEAEAIRAMMNAPARVLVPHKVPEKPAPEVKPAVKGTLHKPATPAARPGAPAAPGTTAPGASKDVKSAKLSSSWAGDPAKKKEIKTRGDASGGVGRGNWRGGPRGRRGSNDRGGHEEQQQAAPVEARVLDVHVPETITVAELAHKMAVKAQEVIKQLMKAGIMATMNQSLDQDTAMVIVEDMGHNAMVAALDDPEAFTDDDAAAQTAESLPRAPVVTVMGHVDHGKTSLLDYIRRAKVAAGEAGGITQHIGAYHVQTDRGMVSFLDTPGHEAFTAMRARGAQATDIVILVVAADDGVMPQTKEAIKHAKAAGVPIVVAINKIDKSDANLDRVKQELVAEEVVPEEYGGEVPFISVSAKTGQGVDELLEQVLLQAEVLELRAPVDAAAKGLVIEARLDKGRGPVATVLVQSGTLKTGDVVLAGSTFGRVRAMLDEDGKTIKTAGPSIPVEIQGLTEVPQAGDEFMVMADERRAREIATYRAGKFRNTKLARLQASNLQSMFTDLSAGEVQTLRLIIKADVQGSQEALAQSLLKLATEEVKVQIVYAGVGGISENDINLAIASKAVVIGFNVRADSGARKLAENNGVQLNYYSIIYDAVDEIKVAMSGMLAPERREEIIGSAEIRTVFVASKIGTVAGCMVTSGSVNRSAHFRLLRENVVVYTGEVDSIKRMKDDVREVKEGFECGIKLKNYNDIKEGDQLEFFEIKEIARTL
- the nusA gene encoding transcription termination factor NusA, translating into MNREMLMLVDAISREKNVERDVVFGAVESALAQATKKLHQGDVDIRVVVDRDSGDYETFRRWHVVPDEAGLQLPDQEILLFEAKEEMPDIEVDEYIEETVDSVPIGRIGAMAAKQVILQKIRDAEREMLLNDFMSRGDKIFVGTVKRLDKGDIIVEAGRVEGRLRRSEMIAKENLRNGDRVRAMIMEVDLTLRGAPIILSRSAPEFMIELFRQEVPEIEQGLLEIKSCARDPGSRAKIAVLSHDKRVDPIGTCVGVRGTRVNAVTNELAGERVDIVLWSEDPAQFVIGALAPANVSSIVVDEEKHAMDVVVDEENLAIAIGRGGQNVRLASDLTGWKINIMDANESAQKQAVETDASRKLFMEKLDVDEEMADILISEGFNSLEEVAYVPISELLEIESFDEDTINELRTRAKDALLTMEIAKEEGVETVSQNLRDLEGLDPELIPKLAEAGVHTRDDLADLAVDELTEITGHSAADATTLILKAREHWFAGQE
- the truB gene encoding tRNA pseudouridine(55) synthase TruB; this encodes MNAPRTRVQRRPVHGVLLLDKPLGLSSNQALQRAKWLLRAEKAGHTGTLDPLATGVLPLCFGAATKFSQLHLEADKTYEATARLGIKTSTGDAEGAVIAERSVQFTGEDLCRVQSLFTGPIHQTPPMYSALKKDGKALYEYAREGIEIERAPRDVIVHQLSVTETPDVVPYRALKIAATVSKGTYIRTLGEDIGEALGCGAHLTALRRIATGDFDVSQCLTLEALEAMTEDERLALLLPAESLVAGHDRVTLGTEDAARFLSGLRRRGDWADAAAVAVFGIEPAAFLGSAHILANELIPGRLLNPIEIQQILLNAPVPHFFCETTS
- the rbfA gene encoding 30S ribosome-binding factor RbfA, translating into MPKRKAAAPNRSFKVADQIQRDLTELIARELKDPRVGMVTIQGVEVTPDYAHAKIFFSVLTGDIVETTEALNQAAGFLRNGLFKRLHIHTVPTLHFLFDRTTERAADMNALIAQAVASRSKDE